The following coding sequences are from one Nicotiana tomentosiformis chromosome 3, ASM39032v3, whole genome shotgun sequence window:
- the LOC138907309 gene encoding uncharacterized protein: MATEKIDHTHPLFLQLSDMPGLIIIPIQLTSSENYGLWSRSMRFALKAKRKLGFVTGACAKESFKDNLHEEWETCNAIVHNWIMNSISKDLLSGIIYASDAHTVWEDLHELFDKVNRVRIFHLHRAILRLSQGADSVVVYFTKLKELWANYDVLVPSPNCGCPKSKEHMTHLQQQRVMQFLDGLNDTYDQARRQILIKNTDPTLNQAYALIIQDTSQQCSGGGTIGQKADPLVMQAGRGQGFRGRKQYL; the protein is encoded by the coding sequence ATGGCGACAGAGAAGATCGATCATACACATCCGCTTTTTCTTCAACTTTCAGATATGCCCGGCTTGATTATAATTCCAATTCAGCTCACAAGTTCAGAAAACTATGGATTGTGGAGCAGATCGATGCGTTTTGCCCTCAAAGCTAAGCGAAAATTAGGGTTTGTAACAGGAGCTTGTGCTAAGGAGTCGTTCAAGGATAATCTCCATGAGGAATGGGAAACTTGCAACGCAATAGTACACAACTGGATTATGAACTCTATTTCAAAAGATTTGCTTAGTGGGATCATTTATGCATCAGATGCACATACAGTCTGGGAGGACCTACATGAGCTCTTTGATAAGGTGAATCGagtgcgtatttttcatttgcaCAGAGCAATTTTGCGATTATCGCAAGGAGCAGATTCTGTAGTTGTGTATTTTACCAAGTTGAAGGAGCTATGGGCAAATTATGATGTATTGGTACCATCTCCGAATTGTGGTTGTCCAAAATCCAAAGAGCATATGACTCATTTGCAGCAACAAAGGGTTATGCAGTTTCTAGATGGACTAAATGACACATATGATCAGGCTCGTAGGCAAATTCTGATAAAAAACACTGATCCAACCCTTAATCAGGCATATGCACTAATAATACAAGATACGAGTCAACAATGCTCGGGAGGTGGAACCATAGGTCAAAAGGCAGATCCATTAGTTATGCAAGCAGGAAGAGGTCAAGGTTTTCGAGGAAGGAAACAATATCTATAA